A region of Salinibacter sp. 10B DNA encodes the following proteins:
- a CDS encoding efflux transporter outer membrane subunit, which produces MHRSAFFFLLSVLLLSGGLLLPGCSLTPSMPAPEAERELPATFAPADTVLPAATADTARYDAQRWWTAFGDTTLTTLVDTALAANFDLAAAQARVEELAAQFRIARAPLFPSANANGQLNYQNQPANTGIGGAIGSGGGDGGNGENGGGAPGGGQQQSFPDRFEFSTYQATLGLSYELDFWGRVRSQRKAALSQYFATAADLQTARISVISQTISTYFQVAALQRQVALGQKAVDLLQQRLEITKDRYARGLTPSFQLYTVRQSLEAAQSEQPQLESQLYDAESRLATLLGRFAGEEQALLPDSIDASLDLSPIPAGLPSDLLMQRPDVRASALRLEAARQQIGVARAEMLPSLSLTATGGTQSSDLASLINIDQRFANFAAQLTAPLFQGGRLRANLDAAEARYEQQAAAYQNTVLTAFREVKASLVAYDKQRQRVRFLQEQVASARASFQTQRDRYESGIGDVLSLLDAERGLVQAQTRLAAARLAAVNARLALHRALGGTWTDTDSVEDPRLFQ; this is translated from the coding sequence ATGCACCGTTCTGCTTTCTTCTTCCTACTCAGCGTGCTTCTGTTGTCGGGCGGACTCCTGCTCCCGGGGTGCTCGCTCACCCCGTCGATGCCCGCTCCGGAAGCCGAACGGGAGTTGCCCGCCACGTTTGCCCCGGCCGATACGGTCCTCCCTGCCGCAACCGCCGACACGGCCCGCTACGACGCCCAGCGCTGGTGGACTGCCTTCGGCGACACCACGCTCACGACGCTCGTGGACACGGCCCTCGCCGCCAATTTTGACCTCGCAGCCGCCCAGGCCCGCGTGGAGGAATTGGCGGCGCAGTTTCGGATTGCACGTGCGCCCCTCTTCCCAAGCGCGAATGCCAACGGGCAGTTGAATTATCAGAACCAGCCGGCCAACACAGGCATCGGGGGGGCGATCGGGAGCGGTGGAGGGGACGGAGGCAACGGCGAAAATGGTGGCGGTGCGCCCGGCGGTGGACAGCAACAGTCGTTCCCGGATCGCTTCGAGTTCTCCACCTACCAGGCCACCCTTGGCCTCTCCTACGAGCTCGACTTCTGGGGGCGCGTGCGGAGCCAGCGCAAGGCGGCACTCAGCCAGTATTTTGCGACGGCGGCCGACTTGCAGACGGCCCGCATCTCCGTCATCAGCCAAACAATCTCCACCTACTTCCAGGTCGCCGCGCTGCAGCGACAGGTGGCGCTGGGCCAAAAGGCGGTGGACCTGCTGCAGCAACGCCTTGAAATTACGAAGGATCGATACGCGCGGGGCCTCACGCCGTCGTTTCAACTGTATACCGTCCGGCAGAGCCTGGAAGCCGCGCAGTCGGAGCAGCCGCAGCTGGAGAGCCAGCTGTACGACGCCGAGAGTCGGCTTGCCACGCTCCTCGGACGGTTCGCGGGCGAAGAGCAGGCCCTCCTCCCCGACTCGATTGATGCCTCGCTCGACCTGTCGCCGATTCCCGCCGGCCTGCCGTCCGACCTGCTGATGCAGCGGCCCGACGTGCGGGCAAGTGCCCTCCGATTGGAGGCCGCCCGCCAGCAGATTGGGGTGGCACGGGCCGAGATGCTGCCGAGCCTGTCCCTCACCGCCACCGGCGGCACACAGAGCAGCGACCTCGCAAGCCTGATTAACATCGACCAGCGGTTTGCAAACTTTGCCGCGCAGCTAACCGCCCCGCTTTTCCAGGGCGGACGCCTCCGCGCCAATCTGGATGCCGCCGAGGCCCGCTACGAGCAGCAGGCCGCCGCCTACCAGAACACGGTCCTCACCGCGTTTCGGGAGGTCAAGGCGTCGCTCGTGGCCTACGACAAGCAGCGGCAGCGCGTCCGCTTCCTGCAAGAGCAGGTGGCTTCGGCGCGCGCCTCGTTCCAGACCCAACGCGACCGCTACGAGAGCGGCATCGGCGACGTGCTCTCGCTCCTGGATGCGGAGCGAGGCCTCGTGCAGGCCCAAACGCGCCTCGCCGCCGCACGATTGGCGGCCGTGAATGCCCGGCTGGCCCTCCACCGTGCCCTAGGCGGCACGTGGACCGATACCGACTCGGTCGAGGACCCGCGCCTGTTCCAGTAG
- a CDS encoding TetR/AcrR family transcriptional regulator: MPDAADPLADYSDTERAIFDAALQVFAREGKRGARMQEIADAAGINKAMLHYYFRDKETLYEEVFGFTMQRFMASFGESLEEAPTFEETLRAFIDGYVDFVRANENAMRLMVNENLTGGSLLGTHLREAMKAGDAPPKFLVETIASAAQAGEIRSVDPTHTVISVISMCLFFFVSQPTVKIVHPPAENNWDAFVENRKDHLFDLVYHGLAPS, from the coding sequence ATGCCCGACGCTGCCGACCCGCTCGCCGACTACTCCGACACTGAGCGGGCCATTTTCGACGCCGCCCTGCAGGTCTTCGCCCGCGAGGGCAAACGTGGGGCCCGGATGCAGGAAATTGCGGATGCTGCCGGCATCAACAAGGCCATGCTCCACTACTACTTTCGCGACAAAGAGACACTGTACGAGGAGGTGTTCGGCTTTACGATGCAGCGCTTCATGGCGTCGTTTGGCGAATCGCTGGAGGAGGCGCCTACCTTCGAAGAGACGCTCCGCGCCTTCATCGACGGCTACGTGGACTTTGTGCGTGCGAATGAGAACGCCATGCGGCTCATGGTGAATGAAAACCTCACAGGCGGGTCGCTTCTTGGAACGCATCTGCGCGAAGCAATGAAGGCCGGGGACGCTCCGCCAAAGTTTCTCGTGGAAACCATTGCCTCGGCGGCTCAGGCCGGAGAGATTCGGTCGGTGGACCCCACTCATACGGTCATCTCCGTTATCTCTATGTGTCTGTTCTTTTTCGTCTCCCAACCGACGGTGAAGATCGTACATCCCCCGGCAGAGAATAACTGGGACGCCTTCGTGGAAAACCGAAAAGATCACCTGTTCGACCTCGTCTACCACGGCCTTGCGCCGAGCTAA
- a CDS encoding fasciclin domain-containing protein yields the protein MTFDIPLFASLLRRWSLLGIGVLALGLVVVGCDNNGGVPAEERTVAGIVSLSQANTSTLAGALEQSDLADSLSNEDTTLTVFAPVDSAFDNIDKEELTENDDLLSEVLTAHVVPGRALTADRIEDGKTVVTMEGDSLTLYVDDGAVQVNGDAVITADIEGTNGVVHLIDEVLLKTADAVDRVRLAPQFGLFSDLVGEGELASALREEDRTVFAPTDQALLEAFDENDNGTLDDDEWPNDAGSTVRYHALQAVYFASDVPPSATEYPTLEGSNVTLKRSDDTVTVNDAAVTSPDIEVENGVLHGIDAVLHPPSQ from the coding sequence ATGACGTTCGACATCCCCCTGTTTGCTTCGTTGCTCCGCCGATGGTCGCTGCTCGGCATCGGCGTGTTGGCCCTCGGCCTGGTCGTCGTGGGGTGTGACAACAACGGCGGCGTTCCCGCCGAGGAGCGCACCGTTGCGGGCATCGTGTCTCTCTCTCAGGCCAATACGAGTACGCTCGCTGGTGCCCTTGAACAGTCCGATCTCGCTGATTCACTGAGCAATGAGGATACTACCCTCACGGTATTCGCCCCAGTCGACAGTGCGTTCGACAACATCGACAAGGAGGAGTTGACCGAAAACGACGACCTGCTCAGCGAGGTACTGACGGCCCACGTCGTGCCCGGGCGCGCCCTTACCGCCGATCGGATTGAGGACGGGAAAACGGTGGTCACCATGGAGGGCGACAGCCTCACCTTGTACGTCGACGACGGGGCCGTGCAGGTGAACGGGGACGCCGTGATCACGGCCGACATTGAAGGGACGAACGGCGTGGTACACCTCATCGACGAGGTTCTTCTCAAAACTGCCGACGCGGTGGACCGCGTCCGGCTGGCGCCGCAGTTTGGCCTCTTTTCCGACCTGGTGGGAGAGGGGGAGCTTGCAAGTGCCCTTCGCGAGGAGGACCGCACCGTCTTTGCGCCGACCGATCAGGCTCTCCTGGAGGCCTTCGACGAAAACGACAACGGGACGCTCGACGACGACGAATGGCCGAACGACGCCGGATCGACAGTGCGGTACCACGCACTGCAGGCGGTCTACTTTGCCTCCGACGTGCCCCCCTCCGCCACCGAGTATCCGACGCTGGAAGGCTCGAACGTGACCCTGAAGCGGAGTGACGACACCGTCACGGTGAACGACGCCGCGGTGACGAGCCCGGACATCGAGGTAGAGAATGGAGTCCTCCATGGCATCGATGCCGTTCTCCACCCACCGAGCCAGTAG